In the genome of Actinomadura graeca, one region contains:
- a CDS encoding TauD/TfdA dioxygenase family protein: protein MSELRQIGGRIGAEYTGTDPNALSLDEITTALRRHKVLVFRDAGLDDEGHLRFASRFGRLTKAHPTVPSVDGQPDILPVRGEEGVRSNTWHTDVTFVRTPPKLSTLRALVVPPYGGNTLIANAASAYRDLPRLLRDFADRLWAVHTNDYDYAVPRTNAEKAAEYRRVFVSRTYRTAHPVVRVHPETGERGLFIGGFAQKIIGLSGSESRDVLRILQSYVTRPENIVRVQWNPGDLVLFDNRITQHYAPDDYGDLPRVLHRVTVAGDAPAGVTGDVSYILEGDEAAHYTPVPELAA from the coding sequence ATGTCCGAGCTCCGTCAGATCGGCGGCCGGATCGGCGCCGAGTACACCGGCACCGACCCGAACGCGCTGTCCCTGGACGAGATCACGACCGCACTGCGCCGGCACAAGGTGCTGGTGTTCCGCGACGCCGGCCTCGACGACGAGGGCCATCTCCGCTTCGCCTCCCGGTTCGGCCGGCTCACCAAGGCGCATCCGACCGTGCCGTCCGTGGACGGGCAGCCCGACATCCTGCCGGTGCGGGGCGAGGAGGGCGTCCGCTCCAACACCTGGCACACCGACGTCACGTTCGTCCGGACGCCGCCGAAGCTGAGCACGCTGCGCGCCCTGGTCGTCCCGCCGTACGGCGGGAACACGCTCATCGCGAACGCGGCCTCCGCCTACCGCGACCTGCCGCGGCTGCTGCGGGACTTCGCCGACCGGCTGTGGGCCGTGCACACCAACGACTACGACTACGCCGTCCCGAGGACCAACGCCGAGAAGGCGGCCGAGTACCGGAGGGTGTTCGTGTCGCGCACCTACCGGACCGCGCACCCCGTCGTCCGGGTGCATCCCGAGACCGGCGAGCGCGGGCTGTTCATCGGCGGGTTCGCACAGAAGATCATCGGGCTGTCGGGCAGCGAGTCGCGGGACGTGCTGCGGATCCTCCAGTCCTACGTCACCCGCCCGGAGAACATCGTGCGCGTCCAATGGAACCCGGGCGACCTCGTGCTGTTCGACAACCGCATCACCCAGCACTACGCGCCCGACGACTACGGCGACCTGCCGCGCGTCCTGCACCGCGTCACCGTCGCCGGGGACGCCCCGGCGGGCGTCACCGGGGACGTCAGCTACATCCTGGAGGGTGACGAGGCCGCCCACTACACCCCGGTGCCCGAGCTGGCCGCCTGA
- a CDS encoding DEAD/DEAH box helicase, with protein sequence MTFRPVRLPGPLTLVPGDSLAGRTRALALDHPHLRPMADPGRLVQALNDMPDGVAATFDEPKRAGGDPSLVLYLPSCTVRLFLTPKYRDAYSIASVNPIRMRDHQRLARGCLLVRPALWRLAFDVHAIPRPSDSHWGPLTAEWRLLGDRLAAVRGVPELTPGQAAFLDTLDRTIEATERISEDAPDSGRLYPYRDVASTGERRHGTRSVYVFRMVGAARPEERAFVQVHGEPGLRGQVTRVDRDAVTVRFEKAVAWARFGDARQGHLEATPSRVVYAKQTETVALLRSRQAHNTTLLPAIVEGRVRRIPPARARPAEDLDLGGQLEAFEKGTATEDVLVVLGPPGTGKTRVISQLALAAAAQGERVLVTSKTHRAVDNVLARLPAHLEVVRVGHEGSVTAEGRPYLLERRVAELRGRVADAAARAEDGYGGLDAARGWTAELDARVRELDAARDGQARAGERLDAVRRAVGGPAQARVDALTAERDAHRRALDRHLRCAERQGRRVQQARSWARRPVLGVLFGRFAAFLDARRAAGEEQGRACHQAWSAACGALAAAARDLDAATRADPSVRAAADAAEAAAFRLDGCRAAARKAALEASAAVAAVALPPSLDDTGPGPGAGTGPDAGLARLLQWLHRTLPLLEARARLLAEWRREVAGAAEQLYPELVRYADVIAATCIGAASRPELSGVDFDLAIVDEAGQIGVADALVPLARARRGVLVGDPQQLPPFLDSDVEAWGRTAGDDAVRELLGVSALERLAARLPRDHVVRLTRQRRMPRAIADFVSAAFYDGVLVTDVEREHRDALFARPLALVDTARLPGGGRFERPGQARERWGRAGYVNQAEARLLYELALHYHRTGGDWAVIVPYRAQATKITAALARRIGADAAELHVGTVDSFQGGERDVVLYGFTRSNTDGRVGFLKELRRANVAFTRARRQLVLVGDVTTLTTARDVPFRAMAGALRDHAAAHGDVRQYQEVLDQVTKLNRGGRA encoded by the coding sequence ATGACGTTTCGTCCAGTCCGCCTCCCCGGCCCCCTCACCCTCGTCCCCGGTGACAGCCTGGCCGGCAGGACGCGGGCGCTGGCCCTCGACCACCCGCACCTGCGCCCGATGGCCGACCCCGGGCGGCTCGTCCAGGCCCTCAACGACATGCCGGACGGCGTGGCGGCGACGTTCGACGAGCCGAAGCGCGCGGGCGGCGACCCCAGCCTCGTGCTGTACCTGCCGTCCTGCACGGTCCGGCTGTTCCTGACGCCGAAGTACAGGGACGCCTACTCGATCGCCTCGGTCAACCCGATCCGGATGCGCGACCACCAGCGGCTCGCCCGGGGCTGCCTGCTGGTCAGGCCCGCGCTGTGGCGGCTGGCGTTCGACGTCCACGCCATCCCCCGCCCGTCCGACTCGCACTGGGGCCCGCTGACCGCCGAGTGGCGGCTGCTCGGCGACCGGCTGGCCGCGGTCCGCGGCGTCCCGGAGCTCACCCCCGGGCAGGCGGCGTTCCTGGACACCCTCGACCGGACGATCGAGGCCACCGAGCGGATCAGCGAGGACGCACCGGACTCCGGCCGCCTCTACCCGTACCGGGACGTCGCCTCGACGGGGGAGCGGCGGCACGGCACCCGCTCGGTCTACGTCTTCAGGATGGTGGGGGCGGCGCGGCCCGAGGAGCGGGCGTTCGTCCAGGTGCACGGCGAGCCGGGGCTGCGCGGGCAGGTCACCCGCGTGGACCGGGACGCGGTGACCGTCCGGTTCGAGAAGGCCGTCGCGTGGGCGCGGTTCGGCGACGCCCGCCAGGGGCACCTGGAGGCGACGCCGAGCCGGGTCGTGTACGCCAAGCAGACCGAGACCGTCGCGCTGCTGCGGTCGCGGCAGGCGCACAACACCACCCTGCTCCCGGCCATCGTCGAGGGACGGGTGCGGCGCATCCCTCCCGCGCGGGCGCGTCCCGCCGAGGACCTCGACCTCGGCGGCCAGCTGGAGGCGTTCGAGAAGGGGACGGCGACCGAGGACGTGCTGGTCGTCCTCGGCCCGCCCGGGACGGGCAAGACGCGGGTGATCAGCCAGCTCGCCCTCGCCGCCGCGGCGCAGGGGGAGCGGGTCCTCGTCACCTCCAAGACCCACCGCGCGGTGGACAACGTGCTGGCCCGCCTGCCCGCGCACCTGGAGGTGGTCCGCGTGGGCCACGAGGGCAGCGTCACCGCCGAGGGCAGGCCGTACCTGCTGGAACGCCGGGTCGCCGAGCTGCGCGGCCGGGTCGCCGACGCCGCGGCGCGGGCGGAGGACGGCTACGGCGGGCTCGACGCCGCCCGGGGCTGGACCGCCGAGCTGGACGCCCGCGTCCGCGAGCTGGACGCCGCGCGGGACGGGCAGGCCCGGGCCGGGGAGCGGCTCGACGCCGTCCGGCGCGCGGTCGGCGGCCCGGCGCAGGCCCGCGTCGACGCCCTCACCGCCGAGCGGGACGCGCACCGCCGGGCGCTCGACCGGCACCTGCGGTGCGCGGAGCGCCAGGGGCGGCGCGTCCAGCAGGCCAGGTCGTGGGCCCGGCGGCCGGTGCTCGGTGTCCTCTTCGGGAGGTTCGCCGCGTTCCTGGACGCGCGGCGGGCGGCCGGGGAGGAGCAGGGCCGCGCGTGCCATCAGGCGTGGAGCGCGGCGTGCGGGGCGCTCGCCGCAGCCGCGCGGGACCTGGACGCCGCCACCCGCGCCGACCCGTCGGTCCGCGCGGCGGCTGATGCGGCAGAGGCCGCCGCCTTCCGCCTGGACGGCTGCCGCGCGGCCGCCCGGAAGGCGGCGCTCGAAGCGTCCGCCGCCGTCGCGGCCGTGGCTTTGCCGCCGTCCCTCGACGACACCGGCCCCGGCCCCGGCGCGGGCACCGGCCCCGACGCCGGGCTCGCGCGGCTGCTCCAGTGGCTGCACCGCACCCTGCCGCTGCTGGAGGCCCGCGCAAGGCTGCTCGCCGAGTGGCGGCGCGAGGTCGCGGGCGCCGCCGAGCAGCTCTACCCGGAGCTGGTCCGCTACGCCGACGTCATCGCCGCGACGTGCATCGGCGCCGCGTCCCGCCCGGAGCTGTCCGGCGTGGACTTCGACCTCGCGATCGTGGACGAGGCCGGGCAGATCGGCGTGGCGGACGCGCTCGTGCCGCTGGCGCGCGCAAGGCGGGGCGTGCTGGTGGGCGATCCGCAGCAGCTCCCGCCGTTCCTGGACTCCGACGTCGAGGCGTGGGGCAGGACGGCCGGCGACGACGCCGTCCGCGAGCTGCTGGGGGTGAGCGCGCTCGAACGGCTGGCCGCGCGGCTGCCGCGCGACCACGTCGTCCGGCTCACGCGGCAGCGGCGGATGCCGAGGGCCATCGCCGACTTCGTCTCCGCCGCCTTCTACGACGGGGTCCTGGTCACCGACGTCGAACGCGAGCACCGGGACGCGCTGTTCGCCCGCCCGCTGGCGCTCGTCGACACCGCGCGGCTGCCCGGCGGCGGCCGCTTCGAGCGGCCCGGGCAGGCGCGGGAGCGCTGGGGGCGCGCCGGATACGTCAACCAGGCCGAGGCCAGGCTGCTGTACGAGCTGGCCCTGCACTACCACCGGACCGGCGGCGACTGGGCGGTCATCGTCCCGTACCGGGCCCAGGCGACGAAGATCACCGCGGCGCTGGCGCGGCGGATCGGCGCGGACGCGGCCGAGCTGCACGTCGGCACCGTCGACTCCTTCCAGGGCGGCGAGCGCGACGTCGTCCTGTACGGGTTCACGCGCTCCAACACCGACGGGCGGGTCGGGTTCCTCAAGGAGCTGCGGCGGGCGAACGTCGCCTTCACCCGCGCCCGGCGCCAGCTCGTCCTGGTCGGGGACGTCACGACGCTGACCACGGCGCGCGACGTGCCGTTCCGCGCGATGGCCGGGGCGCTGCGCGACCACGCGGCCGCGCACGGCGACGTCCGCCAGTACCAGGAGGTCCTCGACCAGGTGACCAAGCTCAACAGGGGAGGCCGGGCGTGA